In a single window of the Tigriopus californicus strain San Diego chromosome 2, Tcal_SD_v2.1, whole genome shotgun sequence genome:
- the LOC131892314 gene encoding beta-lactamase domain-containing protein 2-like, with protein MVKYEIHGSVAPGYEPVKDVFERHFRQGLEANAQCCAYVGSEKVVDLWGTAVGDSQYNGDSLQVVFSSTKCLTAIAMGALIDQGLISYDDSVSSIWPEFAHKGKDQVLISQVMRHEAGLANTQGQFPVSGLLPENIQKNVIGHWLEQQELKFPRKEANTTRQYHFISRGFILNEIFRRAEKQHRTIGQYLRTEVAEPLKADAFIGIRPEEEARLATLTGWSRPYVLWRMLLPEFLAPDIQVSASSFKKAFTRFLKLSYMPPPPWQSGEANFNVLDFSWNHDHVLRGESPSSSGVCSARGLAKIGAVMANGGELDGFKIMSKRAWDTMHGGLSLKHDNALKDPGWSPTEMSQGGVAYYREHDNEPESLRQIRRLRSGYFGWTGLGGSVFQWHPNLKIGFGYTTTLLAWYDNLNMRGGRLQYEVRKCAEAAAEAKSKEAQQLHKDSRQQG; from the exons ATGGTCAAATACGAGATCCACGGGAGCGTGGCTCCGGGTTATGAGCCGGTCAAGGACGTGTTCGAACGCCATTTCCGCCAGGGATTAGAAGCCAATGCCCAATGCTGCGCTTACGTGGGCTCGGAGAAGGTGGTGGACCTGTGGGGCACGGCCGTGGGCGATAGCCAATACAACGGCGATTCCCTGCAGGTGGTGTTCAGCTCCACCAAGTGCTTGACGGCCATTGCCATGGGCGCTCTCATCGATCAGGGCCTCATCTCTTACGACGACTCGGTCAGTTCGATTTGGCCAGAATTTGCCCACAAGGGCAAGGACCAAGTGCTCATATCCCAAGTCATGCGCCATGAAGCCGGATTGGCCAACACCCAGGGCCAGTTCCCGGTGAGCGGACTCTTGCCCGAGAACATCCAGAAGAATGTGATCGGACATTGGCTGGAGCAGCAGGAGCTGAAATTCCCCCGGAAAGAAGCCAACACGACGCGGCAGTATCACTTTATTTCGCGGGGATTTATTCTGAATGAGATCTTCCGACGGGCCGAGAAGCAACATCGAACCATTGGACAGTATTTGAGAACGGAAGTGGCGGAACCTTTGAAGGCCGATGCCTTCATCGGGATCCGGCCCGAGGAAGAGGCCCGCTTGGCTACCTTGACGGGTTGGTCGCGGCCTTACGTGCTGTGGCGCATGCTATTGCCGGAATTTCTGGCTCCGGATATTCAAGTCAGTGCTAGTTCGTTCAAAAAAGCGTTCACTCGCTTCCTCAAGTTGTCCTACATGCCCCCACCGCCGTGGCAAAGCGGTGAGGCCAACTTCAATGTCTTGGACTTTTCTTGGAACCATGACCATGTGCTGCGGGGTGAGAGCCCGAGCTCCTCGGGCGTGTGCTCGGCCCGCGGGTTGGCCAAAATTGGGGCGGTCATGGCCAATGGAGGCGAACTCGATGGCTTCAAGATCATGTCCAAGCGGGCTTGGGACACCATGCACGGTGGATTGAGTTTAAAACATGATAATGCTCTCAAGGACCCCGGATGGTCGCCCACAGAAATGTCGCAGGGTGGTGTGGCGTATTACAG AGAACACGACAACGAACCCGAATCTTTACGTCAGATTCGTCGCTTGCGGAGCGGCTACTTTGGTTGGACCGGATTGGGCGGGTCTGTGTTTCAATGGCATCCTAATTTGAAGATCGGCTTTGGCTACACGACCACCCTTTTAGCATGGTATGACAACTTGAATATGCGTGGAGGTCGCCTTCAGTATGAGGTTCGTAAATGTGCCGAAGCTGCTGCCGAGGCTAAGAGTAAAGAAGCCCAGCAACTCCACAAGGATTCGAGACAACAAGGCTGA